A DNA window from Linepithema humile isolate Giens D197 chromosome 6, Lhum_UNIL_v1.0, whole genome shotgun sequence contains the following coding sequences:
- the LOC105678226 gene encoding unconventional myosin-IXb-like isoform X2: MDNSASGVVQVFVGEWSPEYEALSIKATKQTSSAEIVECIIERLKLVDASVSNGYELAEVVGNSVGQECKERRLGPTECPVALMLLWPKNDTQQEYYRFYLRKKQPDYLWSDSRFPMDPQLLKDYFNRFLYQPRDKEYPDLCQLPDLNEQTLLDNLRARFLAGNIYTYVGSILIALNPFKFYPIYNPKYVKLYQNRRLGPDIPPHIFAIADAAYHCMLKEKKNQCIVISGESGSGKTESTNFLLHHLTALSQKGSHGSGVEQTILSAGPVLEAFGNAKTAHNNNSSRFGKFIQVNYKENGMVHGAVVQKYLLEKSRIVSQGRNERNYHVFYYLLAGASEQEKQLLHLESCDRYNYLNKSGCYGLENIDERHEFSRLKQSMEMVGFTAEKQRRLFAVLSAVLLLGNVEFQPRKSYHHHDEAVGVKNPEVVALISELLRVKQETLLAALTAKRARASGETLVINYRLPEAIAARDAMAKCLYGALFDWIVLQVNHALLSKKDTLRDHQGNSIGVLDIFGFEDFKTCNSFEQLCINYANEQLQHYFNQHVFQYEQREYRKQGIRWTDIGYSDNSGCLNLIEGKPNGLLCLLDDQCNFPGATNETLLQKFNTVHKENLFYEAPQRREAAFVVRHYAGSVKYQASNMREKNLDLMRPDGVVGVLKNSSLAFVRELVGADPVAVFRWAILRAFFRAHFAFQEAGRAHRHGRVDGNKTSVQNRYRTPNENLISHLVTLSAVNLTINRIAKNKSFRPRERGKKGLKNLQTVKTLAGRTQSYGTGPGKARKQPMTVSAQFQQSLHSLMDTLNQANPFFIRCIKSNANKVPNEFDEETVQRQLRYTGMLETVRIRQAGFNVRLTYEEFIQLYRMLLPKGLLSSQSDVRDFLLTLNLNRDNYQLGTTKVFLRESEKIKLDIELHQQIITSITTIQKWFRACLERRKFLRLKNAVVQIQSFWRMVNAQRLAQVLRTRTEAALHIQTAWRMYKQHSWYKKLKSSVIIFQAYVRGNIARKKFDELKKRKKPLPDKVQEVKETPEYKELIYDKICAKDRDSEELFTEDRSLTEYGVSPLKIESQNRVTPVRSDNAHRDNAVDISIPYSRRKLTLNKRILHDATLKNTETYHPDEIAERKSSLESLTSLRSYESQASVNSSESQDNSVSKPVPSTRTKRTDHSPVIMPNVNLMNASSRLSSVSRRTDSSSTGYSDGETEGESPSAVQSAPPVFNTSPPYVGSRDIKYHTTNVNLTHSPNSDIWRRRADYSPANYSDYFMSVPQKATVTRSPNVSHYKHVPDSVFEQNQQEMPNEASNYNVKLDASNRFAQMESLTSRQQRRRSDNSVPDERLENVPISPAKREHGLIKNVKDLSYLRRQNSEGDTRIKIVDDNVMKSTVLRGPSPKDKNSRSKEKYEPDVPVRSARRNRPSREVQCRSMGESGVETNAETRNLLLGTIKESDLNKTTNVWSRKDYPHETTSRSVTDWPMNKNEATHKGQQAGKRMRSNAITSLELRRRNSDPATKISGLNEDKIGTDTSPNDLKLAPGMNLLEWKGNNLFTLAGHRFRKVARFAKDDVCVCCHEKMDAFVTQGYKCVDCKQLYHVKCIQNGGVLKMPCLLANTPSRRKNRKPPRTPYDTAKQTVASKFSLTGTSAFSDSTDKIISDAKELALMQDFITKKIYVMEGQGEGRKPSEVDRVFKQALRKFKDDLVITYSVAIQQGVEGNIKYTDLIANFLHVMETVCKQENTREDFPVTMGVNAFRGFMNEFMTIVRTEAPEKQSKSKRKKEKKRKQEEPIRHGNHTFQLTIINIPTACEVCTSFFMWPIERGLVCQNCKLTCHKKCYTKAAADCGKDGASSEINSRKVFGVPLYKLDCGDGKVPLVVDRLITTIEMHGLYTEGIYRKSGVSSKVRELKVKMDEGDLERVDFENYQVHVLAAVLKSFFRDMPEPLLTYEYYDDFLHAANLTDPHDRISTLFAILKKLPKPNYDLMERLIVHLARVARHEVDNRMSPSALAIVFAPCILRTNRTLPAQDSLQDVGRQTRCVETIVQEKLRVVRATLADINTLESACHTATHRLSSLRSSKIFSPEELNVAAASAAGRAGGMDRDRDRGDEEEALLVDHIQEIQKEKALLTSTLPSLTRASSDDDLLLSATDLDDGSLDDLLPSADGLVRKKPVQRQTSSDNSFPTIINMDDDMVMV, encoded by the exons ATGGACAACAGTGCGTCTGGTGTAGTGCAAGTATTTGTGGGTGAATGGAGCCCTGAATATGAGGCACTGTCTATTAAAGCCACGAAACAGACTTCATCGGCCGAGATAGTGGAATGTATTATTGAAAGACTCAAGCTGGTTGACGCTTCTGTTTCGAATGGCTATGAATTAGCAGAAGTAGTAGGAAATTCTGTTGGGCAAGAATGCAAGGAAAGGAGGCTTGGTCCTACTGAATGTCCTGTGGCACTGATGTTACTGTGGCCGAAAAATGATACTCAGCAGGAGTACTACAG ATTTTACTTACGAAAGAAGCAGCCAGATTATTTATGGTCTGACAGTAGATTTCCTATGGATCCTCAACTTCTAAAGGACTATTTTAATAGATTCCTTTATCAACCACGCGACAAGGAATATCCAGATCTGTGTCAGCTTCCAGATTTGAATGAGCAAACGCTATTGGATAATCTGAGGGCGAGGTTTCTGGCTGGCAATATATACACTTACGTTGGCAGCATACTGATCGCCCTGAAtccattcaaattttatcCTATCTACAATccgaaatatgtaaaattgtatcaaAACAGAAGATTGGGGCCAGATATACCTCCGCATATATTTGCCATAGCCGATGCAGCTTATCATTGTATGCTTAAGGAAAAGAAGAATCAGTGTATCGTTATTAGCGGGGAAAGCGGTTCTGGTAAAACGGAATCAACGAATTTCTTGTTGCATCATTTGACAGCACTCAGTCAAAAGGGTTCGCATGGTAGCGGAGTGGAGCAGACGATACTCAGTGCTGGGCCCGTTCTGGAAGCATTTGGCAATGCGAAAACGGCACACAACAATAACAGCAGTCGTTTTGGCAAATTTATCCAAGTAAATTACAAGGAAAATGGAATGGTCCACGG CGCCGTGGTTCAGAAATACCTCCTGGAGAAATCAAGGATTGTCTCTCAAGGACGAAATGAAAGGAATTATCACGTGTTTTATTACCTGTTGGCCGGCGCGAGCGAGCAAGAAAAACAACTGTTACACCTGGAGAGCTGTGATCGGTACAATTACTTAAACAAAAGCGGTTGCTACGGATTGGAGAATATTGACGAACGGCACGAATTCTCGAGATTAAAGCAATCTATGGAAATGGTGGGCTTCACAGCGGAAAAACAAAGGCGGCTCTTCGCTGTTCTGTCAGCAGTCCTTTTGCTAG GTAACGTTGAGTTTCAACCAAGAAAGTCGTATCACCATCACGACGAAGCCGTAGGCGTTAAAAATCCAGAAGTAGTAGCACTGATATCGGAACTTCTGCGAGTCAAGCAAGAAACTTTGTTGGCTGCGCTCACTGCTAAGCGTGCAAGAGCTTCTGGAGAGACTTTAGTTATTAACTACAGACTTCCCGAAGCGATTGCGGCACGTGATGCCATGGCGAAGTGTTTGTACGGAGCCCTATTTGACTGGATCGTGTTACAG GTGAACCACGCACTGCTTTCCAAAAAAGATACCCTGAGAGATCATCAAGGCAATAGTATAGGTGTATTAGATATATTTGGCTTTGAGGATTTCAAGACGTGCAACAGTTTCGAGCAACTATGCATCAATTATGCGAATGAACAGCTACAGCATTACTTTAATCAACACGTTTTCCAATACGAGCAACGAGAATATAGAAAGCAAGGAATTAGATGGACAGACATAGGATACAGTGACAACTCCGGTTGTCTCAATCTCATCGAAGGAAAACCCAACGGGCTCTTGTGTCTCCTCGACGATCAATGCAA ctTTCCTGGCGCGACAAACGAGACGTTGCTACAGAAATTTAACACTGTGCACAAAGAGAATCTATTCTACGAGGCGCCGCAGCGCCGAGAAGCGGCTTTTGTTGTACGTCATTATGCCGGCTCAGTTAAATATCAAGCTTCTAATATGAGAGAAAAGAATCTAGACTTAATGCGGCCCGACGGCGTAGTCGGGGTACTAAAAAATTCTTCCCTTGCCTTTGTGCGGGAGTTGGTCGGCGCTGACCCGGTCGCCGTATTCAGATGGGCCATATTACGGGCCTTCTTTCGCGCTCATTTTGCGTTTCAAGAAGCCGGTCGAGCGCACAGGCACGGTAGAG ttGATGGAAACAAGACATCAGTGCAAAACAGATACAGGACACCCAACGAGAATTTGATAAG CCATCTTGTGACGTTGTCGGCCGTCAATCTAACTATTAACCGAATTGC gaaaaataaatcattccGGCCAAGGGAACGCGGCAAGAAAGGTCTGAAAAATCTGCAAACCGTGAAGACACTGGCTGGAAGAACCCAGAGTTACGGCACTGGGCCGGGGAAGGCCAGAAAACAACCTATGACCGTGTCTGCGCAATTTCAACAGAGTCTGCACAGTCTGATGGACACTCTGAACCAGGCTAATCCCTTCTTTATTAGGTGCATTAAGAGTAACGCCAATAAAGTACCAAATGAATTCGACGAGGAAACTGTGCAGAGGCAGCTTCGTTACACGGGAATGTTGGAAACTGTCAGGATAAGGCAGGCTGGCTTTAACGTGCGATTGACGTATGAGGAATTTATACAGCTCTATCGAATGCTATTGCCCAAGGGTCTTCTGAGCTCGCAGTCCGACGTGAGGGACTTTCTGCTGACGCTCAATCTTAACAGGGACAATTATCAGCTGGGCACCACCAAGGTCTTTCTCAGAGAGTCCGAAAAAATCAAACTGGATATCGAGCTCCATCAGCAAATCATAACGAGCATCACCACCATACAGAAATGGTTCCGCGCTTGTCTGGAGAGGAGAAAATTCCTGAGACTGAAGAACGCGGTTGTGCAAATACAGTCCTTCTGGAGAATGGTGAACGCGCAGCGACTGGCTCAAGTTCTTCGTACGAGAACCGAAGCCGCGCTGCATATACAAACTGCTTGGAGGATGTACAAGCAACACAGCTGGTACAAAAAGTTGAAATCGTCTGTGATTATCTTCCAGGCGTACGTCAGAGGCAATATCGcgagaaagaaatttgatgaattgaAAAAGCGGAAAAAACCTTTGCCGGATAAAGTTCAGGAAGTCAAGGAAACTCCGGAATACAAGGAGcttatatatgataaaatatgcgCCAAAGATCGGGACAGTGAAGA GTTGTTCACGGAAGATCGGAGTCTAACGGAATACGGCGTATCGCCTCTAAAAATAGAATCTCAAAATCGGGTCACGCCAGTAAG GAGCGATAACGCGCATCGGGACAACGCTGTGGACATAAGCATCCCGTATTCCAGACGAAAGCTCACACTCAACAAGCGAATTTTGCACGATGCGACGTTGAAGAACACAGAAACGTATCATCCCGACGAGATCGCGGAGCGCAAAAGTAGCCTCGAAAGTTTAACGAGTCTGAGGAGTTACGAATCTCAAGCTAGCGTCAATAGTTCGGAGTCGCAGGACAATTCCGTCTCGAAACCCGTCCCGAGCACAAGAACGAAGCGCACCGATCATTCGCCTGTGATCATGCCGAATGTAAACCTGATGAACGCGTCCAGCCGACTGTCCTCGGTGAGCCGGAGAACCGACAGCTCGTCGACGGGATATAGTGACGGTGAGACGGAAGGCGAGTCGCCGAGTGCCGTGCAAAGTGCACCGCCTGTTTTCAACACGAGTCCGCCGTACGTCGGTTCGCGCGACATCAAGTATCACACCACCAACGTAAACTTGACGCACAGTCCGAATTCGGACATCTGGCGTCGTAGAGCAGACTACTCGCCCGCTAATTACAGCGATTACTTTATGTCGGTACCTCAAAAAGCGACCGTCACTCGTTCGCCGAACGTTTCCCACTACAAGCATGTGCCGGATAGCGTTTTCGAACAAAATCAACAAGAGATGCCTAACGAAGCGTCGAACTATAATGTGAAACTTGACGCCAGTAATCGCTTTGCTCAGATGGAAAGTTTGACAAGCCGACAGCAACGTAGGCGTAGCGATAACAGCGTACCTGATGAACGCTTGGAGAATGTTCCGATATCGCCGGCGAAGCGAGAGCACGGACTTATCAAGAATGTGAAAGATCTCAGTTATTTACGGCGACAAAATTCAGAAGGAGATACTAGGATAAAAATCGTAGATGATAATGTTATGAAAAGCACAGTATTGAGAGGTCCGTCTCCGAAGGATAAGAATTCACGatcgaaagaaaaatacgaGCCGGACGTGCCGGTGAGGAGCGCTAGACGAAACAGGCCATCGAGGGAGGTCCAATGTCGATCAATGGGCGAAAGCGGAGTCGAGACGAACGCCGAAACGCGAAATCTGCTTCTCGGCACGATTAAGGAAAGCGATTTAAATAAGACGACGAACGTATGGTCGCGAAAAGATTATCCGCACGAAACTACTTCTCGATCCGTCACGGATTGGCCCATGAACAAGAATGAAGCTACGCATAAGGGGCAGCAGGCCGGTAAACGCATGAGATCCAACGCGATAACGAGCCTGGAGCTGCGAAGAAGAAACTCCGATCCAGCCACGAAGATCTCGGGCCTGAATGAGGATAAAATCGGAACAGATACCAGTCCAAACGATCTCAAACTTGCGCCCGGCATGAATCTTCTCGAGTGGAAGGGCAACAATTTATTCACCTTGGCCGGCCATCGTTTCCGAAAAGTGGCGAGATTCGCGAAGGACGACGTCTGCGTGTGTTGTCACGAGAAGATGGACGCGTTCGTGACGCAGGGCTACAAATGTGTCGATTGCAAGCAGCTATATCACGTGAAATGCATACAAAACGGCGGAGTATTGAAGATGCCCTGCTTATTAGCTAACACACCGAGCAGAcggaaaaatcgaaaaccaCCGCGCACGCCGTATGACACTGCGAAGCAGACGGTCGCGTCCAAGTTTAGTCTGACCGGCACTTCGGCCTTCTCCGACAGCACAGACAAGATCATTTCCGACGCTAAGGAGTTGGCACTGATGCAAGATTTTATCACCAAGAAAATTTACGTAATGGAGGGTCAGGGAGAAGGACGGAAGCCTAGCGAGGTGGACCGCGTTTTTAAGCAGGCTCTCAGGAAATTTAAAGACGATCTGGTGATCACGTATAGTGTCGCCATACAGCAAGGCGTGGAGGGCAACATCAAATACACCGATCTGATCGCCAATTTTCTTCACGTCATGGAAACCGTATGCAAGCAAGAGAATACGAGGGAGGACTTCCCCGTGACAATGGGCGTGAATGCATTCAGAGGTTTTATGAATGAATTCATGACGATTGTTAGAACCGAAGCTCCTGAAAAACAAAGCAAGAGCAAGCGGAAGAAGGAGAAGAAACGAAAGCAGGAAGAGCCCATACGACACGGCAATCACACGTTCCAGTTGACGATCATCAACATACCCACCGCTTGCGAGGTCTGCACGTCTTTCTTCATGTGGCCCATCGAGCGAGGACTGGTTTGTCAGA ATTGCAAATTGACGTGTCACAAGAAGTGCTACACGAAAGCAGCGGCGGACTGTGGCAAAGACGGTGCGTCGTCCGAAATAAACTCGCGCAAGGTGTTCGGTGTACCGCTGTACAAGCTCGATTGCGGCGATGGCAAGGTACCGCTCGTGGTGGATCGACTGATCACCACGATCGAAATGCACGGTCTTTACACCGAGGGTATATATAGGAAGAGCGGTGTTAGTTCCAAAGTGCGGGAGCTCAAGGTGAAGATGGACGAGGGCGATTTGGAGAGGGTAGATTTCGAGAACTATCAAGTGCACGTTCTAGCGGCGGTACTGAAGAGCTTCTTCAGGGACATGCCGGAGCCGCTGCTGACTTACGAATATTACGATGACTTCTTGCACGCGGCGAATTTGACAGATCCGCACGACCGAATCAGCACGCTCTTTGCCATACTAAAGAAATTACCGAAACCGAATTACGATCTGATGGAACGCTTGATCGTTCATCTGGCGCGAGTGGCGCGACACGAGGTGGATAACAGAATGTCGCCGTCAGCTCTGGCGATCGTTTTCGCGCCGTGCATCCTCAGAACGAATAGGACGCTGCCCGCGCAGGACTCTCTTCAAGACGTGGGCAGGCAGACGCGTTGCGTCGAGACAATCGTGCAAGAGAAACTAAGAGTCGTTAGAGCAACGCTAGCGGACATAAATACTCTCGAATCCGCCTGTCACACGGCGACTCATCGACTCTCCAGTTTACGATCGTCCAAGATCTTCAGTCCGGAGGAGTTAAATGTGGCCGCTGCGAGCGCTGCGGGACGGGCGGGCGGAATGGATCGTGACAGAGATCGAGGAGACGAGGAAGAGGCGCTCCTCGTCGATCACATACAAGAGATCCAAAAAGAGAAGGCCCTGTTAACGTCTACTCTGCCTAGCCTAACAAGAGCTTCCTCGGACGATGATCTACTCTTATCGGCTACGGATCTGGACGATGGCTCCCTTGACGACCTTCTTCCCTCTGCGG ACGGACTCGTAAGGAAAAAGCCCGTCCAAAGGCAAACTTCGTCAGACAATTCGTTTCCAACGATCATCAATATGGACGACGACATGGTAATGGTATGA